The sequence AGGGAGCTAGTGGCTCTGCAGAATCGTTAGCCACACTTGATGGGGGGGGACGGGTGGAGGTCGGAAGGCTCGTCGAAAGCGATATGGAAGCGGTCGCCCGGCTCTACGAGCAGTTCTGGGGCGAGCCCTCATCGGTGGAGCGCATGCGGGAAGCGTTCCGGCGGCTCAAGTCCAATCCGGACTATGTGTTCCTTGCAGCCAAGAACGGCGGCGAGCTTCTCGGCACGGCCACAGGGATTTTTTGCGGCGACCTCTACGGGGAATGCAGGCCGTTCATGGTCGTTGAGAACTTCGTTGTCGATGCGGGCTGGCAGCGCACGGGCGTTGGATCAGCTCTGATGCGCGAGCTTGAAGCTGCAGCAGTTGAACGCGACTGCACGCAGATCATTCTCGTTACGGAGTCCGATCGTGTCGATACTGTTAGCTTCTACGAGTCGCTTGGCTATGAGAGCGGACCGTATCGTGGCTTCAAGAAGCGGCTGCAAAGTGGCTAACACGCGCGTCCGCCACGACAAACCGCGGCGGTAAGGCAGCTGAGTTGAGGGCGCGTGGTTCGCAGTACCTGCGCGGACTCGCTGATGCGATTGTCGCCGCCGTACTCTGAAAGGAAGTGGCCATGGCCGACTGGCAGACGGTGCTCGTCGTGTGTGCCCCACTTCTCGTCGCCTA comes from Actinomycetota bacterium and encodes:
- a CDS encoding GNAT family N-acetyltransferase; translated protein: MEVGRLVESDMEAVARLYEQFWGEPSSVERMREAFRRLKSNPDYVFLAAKNGGELLGTATGIFCGDLYGECRPFMVVENFVVDAGWQRTGVGSALMRELEAAAVERDCTQIILVTESDRVDTVSFYESLGYESGPYRGFKKRLQSG